A stretch of DNA from Bacillus alveayuensis:
TCAACCAAAAGGGTCTAACCCTTATGAGACAGCCTCTTGCTATGATTGATCGTTGAAATTTTGCCGTTTCGTTGATGAATAGCTTGCTCTAGCTCTTCTTTTGGTTGATCGGCATTTACTTTTCCTTTCTGATGTTGATATTGGAGCAAGATTTACACAAAAAGCTTAGGCATCACGGTGGTTTGTATAAACATTCGCTTTCGTGATGGTTTTCAGTTTGTGAATCTCATCATGAGTAAATGCTTTCGCTTGGGCTGCTTGGACATTTTCACGTAACTGGTCAATATTGCTTGCTCCAGGAATGGCAGCACCGACGATAGATTGAGAAAGAACGTACTTCAAAGCGATCTCCGTTTTCGTAAAGTTTGGAAAAGCCTTTTCTAATTGTTGTCTAACATTTTTAAGTTCAGCATAGGTGTAGGACAAATACCCGTCATTTTTTATTTGGTCATTGGCAAGCTCGAGCGGTCTTTCTGTTAAAAGACCTTTTGCTAAAGGACCACGTGCAATTACGCTAACGTTATGCTGTTCAATTAAGTCAAACCATTCCTCAGGTCGGCGATCAAGAAGGCTGTACTGCATCATAATTGAAACGATGTTCGATTTGTTTAAATATTCTTTGATTACATTTGGACGAATCGAGGAAATTCCGTAATAGCGAATAACGCCTTCCTTCTTTAATTCTTCAAACGCTTCAATAGTTTCTTCAATAGGATCATCAATTGTCCCGCCATGCAATTGATATAAATCAATATAATCGGTTTGAAGCCGCTTGAGGCTATTCTTAACCGCTTCTTTTATATATTTTTTGGAAGGATCCCAATACCAACCCTCTTTTCCTTTTTCCCAGCGGTTGCCGACTTTTGTTGCTAAAATAATATTTTGGCGCCGATGCTTAATAGCTTTACCAACGAATTCTTCATTCAGACCGTAATCGTATAAATCGGCTGTATCGAGAAAGTTAATTCCTAAATCAATCGCTTCATCGAGGATTGACCGTGCTTTTGGTTCCTCCTTTCCGAGTGACATACACCCTAATCCAATTTCACTAACATATAAATCAGATGTTCCTAAACAGCGTTTTTTCAATCTCTCACACTCCCTTTTAAAATCCATCATTCATTTTTGAAGGTAGTATATTCTTTGAATAAATGCAAATAGGAACATCATTCGAATCTTTCGCTAACAAGTCATAGACTGTTAAGTGAACATGGCTCATCCTTTTTAATAATGTAACAATGTCTTGTGGTTTTCCAATGAATAAGAGACCTCGTTCATGTCGATAGATCTTCAAAATTCTATCACTCCTATTAATTGATTGTGATAGAATGTATGAAGAAAAACTATAGAATAGAACGAGGGGTTGACGAAATTGGATCATTTGCAAGAAAAAACATTATCCCGCAAACATATTTATTCTGGAAAAATTATTGATTTATATGTGGAGGATGTTGAACTCCCAAATGGGAAAACGTCAAAGCGAGAAATTATTAAGCATCCCGGTGCTGTTGCTGTCATTGCTGTTAACGATGAAGGAAAAATCATTATGGTTCGTCAATATCGAAAAGCGCTTGAACGAGCGTTAGTCGAAATCCCGGCTGGAAAGCTGGAAAAAGGAGAAAAACCGCTCAATACCGCAAAGCGTGAATTAGAAGAGGAAACAGGTTATACGTGCCAAAACTTAACACATATTATTTCTTTTTATACATCGCCAGGATTTGCTGACGAATTAGTTCATTTATATATGGCAGAAGGATTAGAAAAAATGAATGAAGAGTCTTGTTTGGATGAGGACGAGTTTGTGGAAGTTTTAGAAGTGACCTTAGAGCAAGCAAATAAGATGATTGAGCAGAAGGAAATATTTGATGCCAAAACAGCTTATGCTGTCCAATATTTAACATTAAAGATGGCAGAGTGAATGAAATGAAATCATATTTTGCTGATTTACATATTCATATCGGTCGTACCAATTCGGGAAAACCAGTCAAAATAACAGGGGCGAAAAACTTAACAATTGAAAACATTTTTCATGAAGCATCAACAAATAAAGGAATGGATATCATCGGTGTCATTGATTGTCATGTACCTGAAGTTCACCACAAACTTGAAAAAGATCTTTTAACCGGAAAGTATCGAGAGCATCCTGACGGAGGAATACGATACAAAAAAACAACTTTATTTTTAGGAAGTGAATTAGAAATATTTGATGAAGATTGTCAAGGTCCCATCCATGTTCTCGCTTTTATGTCTCATTTGGAAAAGATGAGGAAATTTTCTGAGTGGCTTCGTCCATTTGTAAAGAATATTCACTTAAGCTCACAGCGCATTTACGTTCGCGCTAGAGCATTACAAGAAAAAATAAAGGAATTGAATGGGCTTTTTATACCTGCCCATATTTTTACTCCACATAAAAGCTTGTACGGAAAAGGAGTTAATAAAAGCTTAACGGAAGTGTTTAACCCTAAGCTTATTGATGCACTTGAGCTCGGGTTAAGTTCAGATACCGAAATGGCCTCACAGCTAAAAGAGTTAGAGAACTATCCATTTTTAACGAACTCAGATGCACATTCTTTATCCAAAATTGGACGAGAGTATCAACGGCTTTATTTAAAAGAGCCGACATTTAATGAATTTCAGCTTGCTTTAATGAAAAAAAATGGACGTCACATTATAGCCAATTTTGGATTAAATCCGAAGCTTGGCAAGTATTATGAAACGTATTGTGAAAGTTGCGGGAAGCAGGTAGGTTTCACCACAAAAGATGGATGCTGTCCTATATGTGGAACGAAAAAGGTCATAAAAGGAGTAAAAGACCGATTGCTTGAACTAGCTGACAGGAATCATCCGATTCAAAACAGGCCCCCGTATGTTCATCAAATACCGTTAGAAATGATTCCAGGAATCGGAAAGCAAACGCTAGCGAAATTGAAGAAACATTTCGGAACGGAAATGAATATTTTACATAACGTACCTTTTGAAACGTTATGCAAAGTGGTACCTGAAAAAATCGCTTATTTTATCATGGCTTCACGAGAAGGAAAATTACAAGTAAAAGCAGGGGGTGGCGGGGTTTATGGTAGAGTTACGGACAACTAACAGCAAAAGCTTATAAAAGATTTACAAAACGATTGGCATACAATCTTTTTCCTTTCCATACAATCTATTAAGAGTAAAATGGGAGGAAAAAGAATGCGAAAACAAGGGTATAAAATATGGATCATCCAGCATATAAAAGATCATTCTTCGACCTATTTGTTCGTCATGGTGTTATTTATTATGGGTGTTATTTTTGGCGCCATTATTGTCAATAGTATGAATATTACGCAAAAAGAAAATTTATATGATTATTTGAGCTTATTTTTTGGACAAGTGTCGGAAGGCAATATCGCTCGTTCTGCAGATATGTTTCAACAAAGCTTTTTGGACAATATGAAATATTTAGGGCTCATGTGGGTGTTAGGGATTTCAATTATCGGACTGCCCATTATATTCATTATGCTTTTTTTAAAAGGGATGGTCGTCGGCTTTACCGTTGGCTTTTTAGTGAATCAAATGGGATGGAGCGGATTTTTATTATCTTTTACCTCAGTGCTTCCACAAAATTTATTGCTGATCCCTGCTTTTATTCTTACAAGTGCAACCGCCACCCTATTTTCATTAAAGCTAAGCCGGAATTTGTTTATGAAAAGTATGCAGTACTCACCAATGATATTATTTTCTAGGTATATACTAGTTTTCGTTTGTATCGTATGTATAACAGGGATTGCAGCTGTTTTGGAAGGATATGCATCACCTATATTCATAAAAAATGTAATTAAAATAATTTCTTTATAATAATAAATATTAAATAAAAATATTTGTTCTTTTTATGTTGTAATAATTTTAGTTGGACACTTTCTTTAATTTTGTTATAATAGTTGGGGAATGAGCGAGGGAGGGAAAGTGTCATGGAAAGTCGCGTTGAGCGAATCAAGAAACAGTTGCATTCTGCAAGCTATAAGTTAACACCGCAGCGCGAAGCGACTGTTCGCGTGTTGCTCGAACATGAAGAGGATCATTTAAGTGCAGAAGATGTTTACCTCCTCGTGAAGGAAAAGTCACCTGAAATCGGGTTAGCAACTGTTTATCGGACGTTAGAATTACTAACGGAATTAAAAATTGTTGATAAAATAAATTTTGGTGATGGTGTTTCCCGTTATGATTTAAGAAAAGAAGGTGCAGCACACTTTCATCACCATCTAGTATGTATTGAATGCGGATCTGTTGATGAAATTCAAGAAGATTTACTAGAAGATGTTGAAAAAATGGTAGAGAGAGATTGGAACTTTAAAATTAAAGATCATCGTCTAACATTTCACGGAATTTGCCACCGTTGTCAACAAAAAGAGCAAACGAAAGAAAATTAATTTCCAAAACCTTTTCCACAAGGAAGGAGAAGGTTTTTTCTATTATCCAATAATGCGAATAAATCGTTGTACATTCACTCGATTTTTTTTGGAATGAACAAAAGCACGTATAAAGATTGTTGAACCTGGCATATCTTCTAATAGAACGAAAAGGCTGTTTTCGTAAACTTTGTTGTTTTAAGACTTACCCTAAAGTGTGACATAGCAAGCGTGTCGCTTGCCTGGACAGTCGAAAAGCTACAGTTGTAAAGCAACAATCTTTTAGAAAAGAGCCAACGAAAAAGAGGATATGGAGGTTTATCATGAAAAAGCGAATGAACATCCTGTTGGATATGTTGAAGGTATTTGTATTATTCACAGGATTTACGATTTTATTCTACTATGCTATTATATGGATTAACCTAGAGTACGAAGAATATCATCGTTACGATGAGCCGCAAGGGGCGGCCTTAAAAGTAACAAAAATGGTAGAAGAGAACAATCAAAGCTTGTTTCAACGGCTTATTTTCTTCTATTTACATGGGGAGTAGAGGAGATGGAAGATCAAATTCAAGATTTTATCCATTATTTAATGGTTGAACGAGGACTTTCCAACAATACGATTGTTTCGTATCAACGAGATTTAAAAAGTTATGCTGCTTATTTAAAAGAGAAAGCAAATATTGTTCAAGTGAATGATATTGGAAGGGTCCATATTTTGCAGTTTTTAAAGCATTTAAAGGACGGTGGAAAGTCTAGTAAGACAATTGCTAGACATATTGCTTCCATTCGTTCGTTTCACCAGTTTTTGCTGCGAGAAAAAGTAGCAAACGAAGACCCATCTGTACATATTGAAACACCTCAAGTGGAACGCAAATTGCCAAACGTCTTGTCTTTATCAGAAGTGGAAAAGCTTCTTGAAACACCGAAGCGAACATCTCCAATTGGTTTCCGAGACAAGGCGATGCTCGAAGTGTTATATGCTACTGGCATCCGTGTCAGCGAGCTCATTCAATTAAATGTATCTGATGTACACCTTCTCATGGGGTTTATTCGTTGCTATGGGAAAGGAAAAAAAGAGAGGATTGTCCCGATCGGAGATAAAGCTGCAATGGCTCTTCAAGAATATATAGATAAAGGAAGAAGCAAACTCATAAAAGAAAAACATCGTACGGAAGCCTTGTTTTTAAATCACCATGGAAAGAGAATGACTAGACAAGGATTTTGGAAAAATTTAAAAAAAATTGCAAGAGAAGCTGGGATTCAAAAAGAATTGACCCCTCACACGTTGCGTCATTCTTTTGCGACTCATTTGCTTGAGAATGGTGCAGATTTACGTGCTGTACAAGAAATGCTCGGTCATGCTGATATATCAACAACTCAAATTTATACACATGTGACAAAAACGAGATTAAAGGACGTCTACAAACAATTTCATCCACGTGCATAATTGTCGACAACGGATCAAAACCGCTTTCCGATCTTGCATTCAAAAACCTACCGTTTGAACGGTAGGTTTTTGGCATTTCTTTTGATCCCAAAGTTTAAATTTTGGGTAAGCCGATCTAAAATGATCGCTAAAATGACAATGGATAAACCAGCTTCAAAGCCTTTTCCAACCTCGATGCGAGTAACGGCTCGATAAACATCCACACCAAGACCTGGTGCTCCGACTAGTGATGCAATGACAACCATCGATAAAGCAAGCATAATGCATTGGTTAATACCTGCCATGATCGTGCTAGCTGCTAAAGGAAGTTGTACTTTTAATAATTTTTGCTTTGTTGTGGAGCCAAATGCATCAGCTGCTTCGATTAAATATTCAGGTACTTGTCTAATTCCAAGGTTTGTTAATCGTATCGTTGGCGGCATTGCAAAGATTACAGAAGCGATGATGCCTGGTACAACACCGATGCCAAAAAAGATAATAGATGGAATTAAATACACGAATGCGGGCATCGTCTGCATGAAATCTAAAATAGGTGTAATAAATTTTGAAAATCCATCACTTTGTGAAGCGACAATGCCAAGCGGAATTCCAACGATGATCGAAATGATAACAGAAGTTAATACTAATGCTAATGTATTCAGCGTTTGCTCCCAATAGCCGATGTTCCAAATCAATAAGAGACCAAATAAGGTTAGAAAGGTTAATCCAGCCTTTTGACTCAAAACATAAGTAAGGGCTGCTAATAATAAAATGAATATCAAGGCAGGAACACTTGAAGTAACGAAAACGAAAAAGTCAACAAACGTACTAATCATGAAAGCAATCCATTCAAAAATATAGCCAAAGGAAGAATTTAAATACGAAACAGTCTGATCAACCCACTGTCCGATCGGAATTTTTGGTAAATTACTCATTTTCTTTCACCTCTTCCTGATCTATACCAGCTAAAACTTCAATCACATTTTCTCTTTTAATAATGCCTTTAAGTCGGTTCTTTTCATCGACAACTGGTAAAGGAAAGCGTGTTTGCATCAACTTATTAAATGTTTCCTCTAAAACGGTATCCGTTTGTACAGCAGGGAGGTTTGTTTGAATAAATTCAGCAATTGGTTTTTCAGCTTTAATCGCTTTTGTTACATCATCAGCTGTTAAAATACCGATAAATGTTTTTTTCTTATCCATCACATAGACGCTTGAAATGCTTTCATCTTTCATGAGCTGGAGGGCAACACGCGGACCGCGATCGATTGTAATCGTTTTTGCTCTTGTCATGATCGATTCAGCAGTTAGCACTTTAGATAAATTGACATCCTCTACAAACCGCTTGACATAATCATTTGACGGATTTGTCATAATTTCTTCAGGTGTTCCAATTTGCACAATGGAACCGTCTTTCATTAAGGCAATCCGATCGCCAATTCTTAAGGCTTCATCAAGATCGTGTGTGATAAAAACGATTGTTTTATGCATACTTTCTTGTAATTCTAGCAATTCATCCTGCATATCTTTTCGAATCAATGGATCGAGTGCGCTAAATGCTTCATCCATCAATAATAGATCGGGGTCATTGGAAAGAGCACGCGCTAAGCCAACTCGCTGTTGCATACCTCCGCTAAGTTCGCTTGGAAAGCTGTTTTCATATCCTTGTAAACCAACTAATTGTAAAGCCTCTTTAGCTTTTTTTTCTCTTTCTTTTTTTTCGATTCCTTGAACTTCAAGTCCATAAGCAGTATTTTCTAGTACTGTTTTGTGTGGGAATAAGGCGAAGCGTTGAAAAACCATACTAACCTTTTTGCGACGAATGTCACGAAGCTTTTCGTCCTTCATCGTAACAATATCTTCACCATCAATGTATACATGTCCAAATGTAGGCTCAATTAATCGGTTTAACATACGGACTAAGGTCGATTTACCGCTTCCAGATAGCCCCATAATGACAAAAATTTCTCCTTTATAGACAGTGAAATTGGCTTGATTAACCCCGACCGTCATTCCTGTTTTTTGTAAAATTTCTTCTTTTGTTTTTCCTTGTTTTAATAATTCCATTGCTTTTTTCGGATGTTTTCCAAAAATTTTGCTTACATTTTCTACTTGAATTTGAATGTCCATTGATGCACTCCTTCCTTACGATGAAGTATATAAGAACAAAATATAACTACCCAAATTTAGGGGGATTTAAACATGTTAGAGGAAAAAAGATCAAAGAATGTTATTTTGATAGATTTTAAGTTTTAAACAGTCTTTTTATGGGTATATAACATTTTAGTGAAAATAGAGAAGGGGGAAAAAGTATGAAAAAGAAATGGATGTTTGCACTACTCACAATTGTTTTAGGCCTTATTTTAGGAGCTTGTCAAGGTGCCAAAGAAGATGAAAATAAAGGGGGAGACGAGAAAAAAGAACTGAAATTTGGAATTAATGCTTGGGCAGAAAATATTGCGGTTTCAAACATGTGGAAAATTTTATTAGAGGAGAAAGGATATGAAGTGGAGTTAAAAGAACTTGAAAAAGCGGCTGTGTGGACTGGAGTTGCGCAGAAAGATATTGATATAGCCCCAGAAGCCTGGCTTCCATTTACAGATGCTCCATTTTGGGATCAGTATAAGGATAACGTTGTCAAAGGAGATGCATGGTACAAAGGTACTGGTTTAGGTATAGCTGTGCCAAAATATATGGAAAACGTGAATTCATTAGAAGATTTAAATAAATGGAAAGAGGAATTGAATGGAAAAATCTATGGTATAGAACCAGGAACTAGCTTAATGAATTTATCGGAAAAAATGTTAGAAGAATATCAACTAGAATATGAGCTTGTTCCATCATCGGAAGCAGCTATGCTTAGCCAATTAAAGGAATCAATGAACAATGAAAAACCTATTGCTATCACAATGTGGAATCCACATTGGGCTTTTTCAGCCTTTGATATAAAATATTTAGAGGATCCGAAAGAAGTTTATGGAAAACCAGATGATATTTTTTATTTGACAAGAAAAGGATTTGAAGAAGACTTTCCGAAAGTAAAAGAATGGTTTGACAATTGGGATATGAATGATGACCAGCTTGGGTCGCTGATGAAATTGATTGAGGATGCAGGAGATCCAGTGGGAGGTGCAAAACAATGGATTGAGGAAAATCGCGATCTTGTCGATAGCTGGATGACTGAATAACGAAAAGCCGCTGCGCATAATCAATGTGCAGTGGTTTTTTAAGTTTTATCAACGAAGGGTCGTTTAGAGCGAAGTTGACAGGTAAGATCAGGGGGGGGGATATATCTGAATATCAATGGATTTTTTCGACTTTTAGTTGCGAAGTTCAATGAAAACGGTTTATAATTTAGTTGTCAGACTTCTGACAATTCAGTTTTTTTAACATTATTTTCTAATCAATATGGTATATATTACAAGTGTTGATTATCCATTATTTTACTTAAACATATGGCAGAAAAGCTAGAAATAGAGCCATCTTAACTGGTTTATATTGGTTAATCAACACGCCTGATATATTAATAATGAAGCTGACATAAGGAGGATATTGATTATGAAAAATTATACATACGATCGCATCTTTTTAATTGTGATGGATTCAGTCGGGATCGGGGAAGCACCTGATGCAGAAAAATTTCATGATAAAGGTGCTGACACGTTAGGACATATAGCAGAAAAAATGAACGGCTTAAACATGCCGAATATGAGCAAGCTAGGATTAAGTAACATCCGAGAAATTAAAGGAATTCCAGTTCAAGAAAAACCGCTTGCGTACTATACGAAAATGCAAGAGGCTTCTAATGGTAAAGATACGATGACTGGCCATTGGGAAATCATGGGTCTTCATATCGAAAAGCCATTTAAAGTGTTCCCTGAAGGATTTCCAAAAGAACTGATTGATCAACTAGAGGAAAAAACAGGTCGTAAAATTATTGGAAACAAGCCTGCATCTGGAACAGCTATTATTGAAGAATTAGGAAAAGAGCATATGGAAACAGGGGCGCTTATTGTTTATACATCGGCAGACTCTGTTTTACAAATTGCCGCACATGAAGAAGTCGTTCCGCTCGAAGAATTATACAACATTTGTAAAATCGCACGGGAGTTAACGCTTGATGAGAAATATATGGTTGGCCGTGTCATTGCCCGCCCATTCATAGGTGAACCAGGAAACTTTACGAGAACACCTAATCGTCATGATTATGCGTTAAAGCCATTTGAAAGAACGGTCATGAATGAACTGAAAGATGCTGGCTTCGATGTGATTGCACTAGGTAAAATTTCTGACATTTATGACGGAGAAGGCATTACCGAATCGATTCGAACAACATCAAACATGGACGGAATGGATAAGTTTATCAAAACCTTAGATCAACCATTTACAGGTCTTTCCTTCATCAACTTAGTCGATTTCGATGCGAAATATGGTCATCGCCGTGATCCGATTGGCTACGGAAAAGCGCTAGAAGAGTTTGATGCACGTCTGCCAGAAGTATTGGAAAAGCTTCGCGACAATGATTTACTTATTATTACAGCAGATCACGGAAACGATCCAGTTCATCACGGAACCGATCATACGAGAGAATATGTCCCATTACTTGTTTACAACAAGAAAATGGAAGAAGGAAGAGAGCTTCCGCTGCGCAAAACTTTTGCAGATATAGGAGCAACCATTGCTGAAAACTTTAACGTCCCAATGCCAAAACACGGAACGAGCTTTTTAAGTTATTTGAAATAAGGAGGACTTCATCATGTCACGAAAAGAGAAAATAATTGCAGCAGCGACGTTTTTGAAGGAAAGATTCGAACATCATCCAGAAATTGGGCTTATTTTAGGGTCTGGTTTAGGCATTTTAGCAGATGAAATTGAAAAGCCAGTGAAAATTCCGTATCAAGACATTCCTGGCTTCCCGGTATCAACAGTAGAAGGTCATGCTGGACAGCTCGTTTTCGGTACATTAAAAGGAAAAACGGTTGTGGCCATGCAAGGGCGCTTCCATTATTATGAAGGCTATAGTTTAGATCAAGTAACCTTTCCTGTACGTGTTATGAAAGAACTTGGGGTCGAAAAGCTCATTGTAACGAATGCGGCAGGGGGGATAAATGAATCTTTTCAACCAGGCGATTTAATGATTATTACCGATCACATTAATAACCTTGGTCATAACCCACTAATCGGACCGAATGATCCTGAACTCGGTGTGCGTTTTCCCGATATGTCTGAAGCGTATGACAAAGAACTTCGACAGCTTGCCAAAAACGTTGCACGAGAACTAAACATCGCCGTTCAAGAAGGTGTTTATGTAGCCAATACAGGCCCATGTTATGAAACCCCAGCAGAAGTTCGCATGCTACGT
This window harbors:
- a CDS encoding uncharacterized protein (TIGR00375 family) (product_source=TIGR00375; cath_funfam=1.10.150.20,2.20.20.30; cog=COG1379; pfam=PF13263; superfamily=47781,57802,89550; tigrfam=TIGR00375); translation: MKSYFADLHIHIGRTNSGKPVKITGAKNLTIENIFHEASTNKGMDIIGVIDCHVPEVHHKLEKDLLTGKYREHPDGGIRYKKTTLFLGSELEIFDEDCQGPIHVLAFMSHLEKMRKFSEWLRPFVKNIHLSSQRIYVRARALQEKIKELNGLFIPAHIFTPHKSLYGKGVNKSLTEVFNPKLIDALELGLSSDTEMASQLKELENYPFLTNSDAHSLSKIGREYQRLYLKEPTFNEFQLALMKKNGRHIIANFGLNPKLGKYYETYCESCGKQVGFTTKDGCCPICGTKKVIKGVKDRLLELADRNHPIQNRPPYVHQIPLEMIPGIGKQTLAKLKKHFGTEMNILHNVPFETLCKVVPEKIAYFIMASREGKLQVKAGGGGVYGRVTDN
- a CDS encoding Fur family ferric uptake transcriptional regulator (product_source=KO:K03711; cath_funfam=1.10.10.10; cog=COG0735; ko=KO:K03711; pfam=PF01475; superfamily=46785), with product MESRVERIKKQLHSASYKLTPQREATVRVLLEHEEDHLSAEDVYLLVKEKSPEIGLATVYRTLELLTELKIVDKINFGDGVSRYDLRKEGAAHFHHHLVCIECGSVDEIQEDLLEDVEKMVERDWNFKIKDHRLTFHGICHRCQQKEQTKEN
- a CDS encoding hypothetical protein (product_source=Hypo-rule applied); protein product: MKIYRHERGLLFIGKPQDIVTLLKRMSHVHLTVYDLLAKDSNDVPICIYSKNILPSKMNDGF
- a CDS encoding glycine betaine/proline transport system permease protein (product_source=KO:K02001; cath_funfam=1.10.3720.10; cog=COG4176; ko=KO:K02001; pfam=PF00528; superfamily=161098; transmembrane_helix_parts=Outside_1_14,TMhelix_15_37,Inside_38_41,TMhelix_42_64,Outside_65_68,TMhelix_69_88,Inside_89_94,TMhelix_95_117,Outside_118_140,TMhelix_141_163,Inside_164_217,TMhelix_218_240,Outside_241_254,TMhelix_255_277,Inside_278_288); the encoded protein is MSNLPKIPIGQWVDQTVSYLNSSFGYIFEWIAFMISTFVDFFVFVTSSVPALIFILLLAALTYVLSQKAGLTFLTLFGLLLIWNIGYWEQTLNTLALVLTSVIISIIVGIPLGIVASQSDGFSKFITPILDFMQTMPAFVYLIPSIIFFGIGVVPGIIASVIFAMPPTIRLTNLGIRQVPEYLIEAADAFGSTTKQKLLKVQLPLAASTIMAGINQCIMLALSMVVIASLVGAPGLGVDVYRAVTRIEVGKGFEAGLSIVILAIILDRLTQNLNFGIKRNAKNLPFKR
- a CDS encoding integrase/recombinase XerD (product_source=KO:K04763; cath_funfam=1.10.150.130,1.10.443.10; cog=COG4974; ko=KO:K04763; pfam=PF00589,PF02899; superfamily=47823,56349; tigrfam=TIGR02225), with the translated sequence MEDQIQDFIHYLMVERGLSNNTIVSYQRDLKSYAAYLKEKANIVQVNDIGRVHILQFLKHLKDGGKSSKTIARHIASIRSFHQFLLREKVANEDPSVHIETPQVERKLPNVLSLSEVEKLLETPKRTSPIGFRDKAMLEVLYATGIRVSELIQLNVSDVHLLMGFIRCYGKGKKERIVPIGDKAAMALQEYIDKGRSKLIKEKHRTEALFLNHHGKRMTRQGFWKNLKKIAREAGIQKELTPHTLRHSFATHLLENGADLRAVQEMLGHADISTTQIYTHVTKTRLKDVYKQFHPRA
- a CDS encoding glycine betaine/proline transport system ATP-binding protein (product_source=KO:K02000; cath_funfam=3.10.580.10,3.40.50.300; cog=COG4175; ko=KO:K02000; pfam=PF00005,PF00571; smart=SM00116,SM00382; superfamily=52540,54631; tigrfam=TIGR01186); translated protein: MDIQIQVENVSKIFGKHPKKAMELLKQGKTKEEILQKTGMTVGVNQANFTVYKGEIFVIMGLSGSGKSTLVRMLNRLIEPTFGHVYIDGEDIVTMKDEKLRDIRRKKVSMVFQRFALFPHKTVLENTAYGLEVQGIEKKEREKKAKEALQLVGLQGYENSFPSELSGGMQQRVGLARALSNDPDLLLMDEAFSALDPLIRKDMQDELLELQESMHKTIVFITHDLDEALRIGDRIALMKDGSIVQIGTPEEIMTNPSNDYVKRFVEDVNLSKVLTAESIMTRAKTITIDRGPRVALQLMKDESISSVYVMDKKKTFIGILTADDVTKAIKAEKPIAEFIQTNLPAVQTDTVLEETFNKLMQTRFPLPVVDEKNRLKGIIKRENVIEVLAGIDQEEVKENE
- a CDS encoding aryl-alcohol dehydrogenase-like predicted oxidoreductase (product_source=COG0667; cath_funfam=3.20.20.100; cog=COG0667; pfam=PF00248; smart=SM00860; superfamily=51430) codes for the protein MKKRCLGTSDLYVSEIGLGCMSLGKEEPKARSILDEAIDLGINFLDTADLYDYGLNEEFVGKAIKHRRQNIILATKVGNRWEKGKEGWYWDPSKKYIKEAVKNSLKRLQTDYIDLYQLHGGTIDDPIEETIEAFEELKKEGVIRYYGISSIRPNVIKEYLNKSNIVSIMMQYSLLDRRPEEWFDLIEQHNVSVIARGPLAKGLLTERPLELANDQIKNDGYLSYTYAELKNVRQQLEKAFPNFTKTEIALKYVLSQSIVGAAIPGASNIDQLRENVQAAQAKAFTHDEIHKLKTITKANVYTNHRDA
- a CDS encoding ADP-ribose pyrophosphatase (product_source=KO:K01515; cath_funfam=3.90.79.10; cog=COG0494; ko=KO:K01515; pfam=PF00293; superfamily=55811; tigrfam=TIGR00052); this encodes MDHLQEKTLSRKHIYSGKIIDLYVEDVELPNGKTSKREIIKHPGAVAVIAVNDEGKIIMVRQYRKALERALVEIPAGKLEKGEKPLNTAKRELEEETGYTCQNLTHIISFYTSPGFADELVHLYMAEGLEKMNEESCLDEDEFVEVLEVTLEQANKMIEQKEIFDAKTAYAVQYLTLKMAE
- a CDS encoding stage II sporulation protein M (product_source=KO:K06384; cog=COG1300; ko=KO:K06384; pfam=PF01944; tigrfam=TIGR02831; transmembrane_helix_parts=Inside_1_19,TMhelix_20_42,Outside_43_83,TMhelix_84_106,Inside_107_112,TMhelix_113_135,Outside_136_138,TMhelix_139_161,Inside_162_173,TMhelix_174_196,Outside_197_214) produces the protein MRKQGYKIWIIQHIKDHSSTYLFVMVLFIMGVIFGAIIVNSMNITQKENLYDYLSLFFGQVSEGNIARSADMFQQSFLDNMKYLGLMWVLGISIIGLPIIFIMLFLKGMVVGFTVGFLVNQMGWSGFLLSFTSVLPQNLLLIPAFILTSATATLFSLKLSRNLFMKSMQYSPMILFSRYILVFVCIVCITGIAAVLEGYASPIFIKNVIKIISL
- a CDS encoding hypothetical protein (product_source=Hypo-rule applied; pfam=PF14004; transmembrane_helix_parts=Inside_1_11,TMhelix_12_34,Outside_35_75) — its product is MKKRMNILLDMLKVFVLFTGFTILFYYAIIWINLEYEEYHRYDEPQGAALKVTKMVEENNQSLFQRLIFFYLHGE